The following are from one region of the Vicugna pacos chromosome 9, VicPac4, whole genome shotgun sequence genome:
- the CADM4 gene encoding cell adhesion molecule 4 — translation MGRARRFQWPLLLLWAAAAGPGAGQEVQTENVTVAEGGVAEITCRLHQYDGSIVVIQNPARQTLFFNGTRALKDERFQLEEFSPRRVRIRLSDARLEDEGGYFCQLYTEDTHHQIATLTVLVAPENPVVEVREQAVEGGEVELSCLVPRSRPAAVLRWYRDRKELKGVTSGQESGKVWSVASTVRFRVDRKDDGGIVICEAQNQALPAGHSKQTQYVLDVQYSPTARIHASQAVVREGDTLVLTCAVTGNPRPNQIRWNRGNESLPERAEAVGETLTLPGLVSADNGTYTCEASNKHGHARALYVLVVYDPGAVVEAQTSVPYAIVGGILALLVFLIICVLVGMVWCSVRQKGSYLTHEASGLDEQGEAREAFLNGSDGHKRKEEFFI, via the exons atGGGCCGGGCCCGGCGCTTCCAGtggccgctgctgctgctgtgggcgGCCGCGGCGGGGCCAG GGGCAGGACAGGAAGTACAGACAGAGAATGTGACAgtggctgagggtggggtggCCGAGATAACCTGCCGTCTGCACCAGTATGATGGATCCATAGTTGTCATTCAGAACCCAGCCCGACAGACCCTCTTCTTCAATGGTACCCGTG CCCTGAAGGATGAGCGTTTCCAGCTTGAGGAGTTCTCCCCGCGCCGGGTACGGATCCGGCTCTCAGATGCGCGCCTGGAGGATGAAGGGGGCTACTTCTGCCAGCTCTACACGGAGGATACCCACCACCAGATTGCCACGCTCACTGTACTGG TGGCCCCCGAGAATCCGGTAGTGGAGGTCCGGGAACAGGCGGTGGAGGGCGGCGAGGTGGAGCTCAGCTGCCTCGTTCCACGGTCCCGCCCGGCTGCGGTCCTGCGCTGGTACCGGGACCGCAAGGAACTGAAAG GGGTGACTAGCGGCCAGGAAAGTGGCAAGGTCTGGAGCGTGGCGAGCACAGTGCGGTTTCGTGTGGACCGCAAGGACGACGGCGGTATCGTTATCTGCGAGGCGCAGAACCAGGCGCTGCCTGCGGGACACAGCAAGCAGACGCAGTATGTGCTGGACGTGCAGT ACTCCCCCACCGCCCGGATTCATGCCTCCCAAGCTGTGGTGAGAGAGGGAGACACGCTAGTGCTGACGTGCGCTGTTACGGGGAACCCCAG GCCAAACCAGATCCGTTGGAACCGCGGTAATGAGTCTTTGCCGGAGCGGGCCGAGGCAGTCGGGGAGACGCTTACGCTGCCCGGCCTGGTATCCGCAGATAATGGCACCTATACATGCGAGGCGTCAAACAAGCACGGCCACGCGAGGGCGCTCTATGTGCTCGTGGTCTACG ACCCCGGTGCTGTGGTAGAGGCTCAGACGTCGGTGCCCTACGCCATTGTAGGAGGCATCCTGGCGCTGCTGGTGTTTCTGATCATATGTGTGCTGGTGGGCATGGTCTGGTGCTCAGTACGGCAGAAGG GCTCCTATCTGACCCATGAGGCCAGTGGCCTGGATGAGCAGGGAGAAGCAAGAGAAGCCTTTCTCAATGGCAGCGATGGacacaagaggaaagaagaatTCTTCATCtga
- the ZNF428 gene encoding zinc finger protein 428, with protein MTETREPAETGGYASLEEDDEDLSPGPEHSSDSEYTLSEPDSEEEEDEEEEEEETTDDPEYDPGYKVKQRLGGGRGGPSRRAPRAAQLPGPPAQPCQLCGRSPLGEAPPGTPPCRLCCPATAPQDAPAPESRALGEEEEEPPRAGEGQPAGREEEEEEEEEEGTYHCTECEDSFDNLGELHGHFMLHARGEV; from the exons aTGACAGAGACCCGTGAGCCAGCTGAGACTGGAGGCTATGCCAGCTTGGAAGAAGATGATGAGGACCTCTCTCCAG GCCCAGAGCATTCCTCTGACTCCGAATACACTCTCTCAGAGCCGGACTCCGAAGAGgaagaagatgaggaggaggaggaggaggagaccactGACGATCCTGAATATGACCCTGGCTACAAGGTGAAGCAGCGCCtgggggggggccgggggggccCATCCCGCCGGGCCCCCCGTGCCGCCCAGCTCCCGggccccccagcccagccctgccagctcTGTGGCCGCTCACCCCTTGGGGAAGCCCCCCCAGGCACCCCACCTTGCCGGCTCTGCTGCCCTGCTACAGCCCCCCAGGATGCGCCAGCCCCTGAAAGCAGGGCccttggggaggaagaggaggagccaCCTCGGGCTGGGGAGGGCCAACCAgccgggagggaggaggaggaggaggaagaggaggaggagggcactTACCACTGTACGGAGTGTGAGGATTCCTTCGACAACCTCGGGGAGCTGCATGGGCACTTCATGCTGCATGCCCGGGGTGAGGTGTAG
- the SRRM5 gene encoding serine/arginine repetitive matrix protein 5, translated as MATRPFMSTVTSRTTSPFVATMPSPPTRTTKPGMSQASTGPSMPTASPKPPGSLKTTRSAMPSSSSVSTKPSTAPNSVTSPSSSKSTKWANTKAALSNQPSSKSQVHSRARTPSKASTDTRASTDTRSSKASKASGVRGPRHRGTRSRGRTPGRRGSRSSKRSANRTSTPSRIRTHGARSGMPSRVRTPTSQQNQRAGKSYSRPRSNNRERSESQPRNTSRKKSKSPPGASGMGKSSSLSVTPSRAKSYSPTRTPFREEGYSQSPSSSRRVKSHGQMITPSRKWSYSPTEVSSRVESYNQDTAPSRPQSHSQSSTPSRHRSRSRKSTHSRVRSHSCKRNHSRARSRTRRGTPSQMGKHSQSRICSKGKSYNQSRTPSKERGHRRSRTPSKERNHSRSRTSSKERSHRWSRTPSKERDHSRSRTSRRDQSRSRTHSKQRSHRWSRTPSKERDQSRSRTHSKERSHRWSRTPSKEREHSRFRTSSKKRDQSRSRTPSKERDHSRSRTPSKERDHSRSRTSSKESYYTQSRTPRKESGYRRPRTSSKERDHSQTRTSSKESYYSRSRTPRKERHHSQPRTPSEERYYSRSRTPRKQRDHRRTWTPSKERDHSQTRTSSNERDYSQSRTPRKKKDHSQSRTSSKERDHSKERNPSQSTTPRSLSKKGSHSRSLSPNHNRTPSEKRSHSSSRFLSGAPIPNQDDIQANTTTSKAISPGERSSSSSSKLA; from the coding sequence ATGGCTACCAGGCCTTTCATGTCCACTGTGACTTCCAGAACCACAAGCCCTTTTGTGGCCACCATGCCTTCTCCACCTACAAGAACCACGAAGCCTGGCATGTCTCAGGCATCCACTGGACCCTCAATGCCCACAGCGTCTCCCAAGCCTCCTGGGTCCTTGAAGACCACCAGATCAGCAATGCCCAGCAGCTCCTCAGTGTCCACCAAGCCATCGACAGCCCCCAACTCAGTCACGAGCCCAAGTAGTTCCAAATCTACCAAATGGGCAAATACAAAGGCAGCCCTTTCTAACCAGCCTAGCAGCAAGTCCCAAGTTCACAGCAGGGCACGAACACCTAGCAAAGCCAGCACCGACACCAGGGCCAGCACTGACACCAGGAGTAGCAAAGCCAGCAAGGCCAGTGGGGTAAGGGGGCCCCGGCACAGAGGCACGCGCAGCCGGGGCAGAACTCCAGGCCGGAGGGGAAGCCGCAGCTCCAAGAGGTCAGCCAACAGGACCAGCACTCCCAGCAGGATAAGAACTCATGGTGCCAGATCAGGTATGCCCAGCAGGGTGAGAACTCCTACTTCCCAGCAAAACCAGAGGGCAGGGAAGAGTTATAGCAGACCAAGAAGCAACAACCGGGAAAGGAGTGAGAGCCAGCCTAGAAATACGAGCAGAAAGAAGAGCAAAAGCCCACCAGGAGCCTCGGGTATGGGGAAGAGTTCCAGCCTGTCTGTAACCCCTAGCAGGGCAAAGAGTTATAGCCCCACTAGAACTCCCTTCAGGGAGGAAGGTTACAGCCAATCTCCATCATCATCGAGGAGGGTGAAGAGCCACGGTCAGATGATCACCCCCAGCAGGAAGTGGAGTTACAGTCCAACTGAAGTGTCCAGCAGGGTTGAGAGTTACAACCAGGATACTGCACCCAGCAGGCCCCAGAGTCACAGCCAGTCTAGCACCCCTAGCAGGCACCGAAGTCGCAGTCGGAAGAGCACCCACAGCAGGGTGAGAAGCCACAGTTGTAAGAGGAATCATAGTAGGGCAAGAAGTCGTACCCGAAGGGGAACTCCCAGTCAGATGGGAAAACACAGCCAGTCCAGGATCTGCAGCAAAGGGAAAAGTTATAACCAATCTAGAACCCCTAGCAAGGAGAGAGGTCACAGACGGTCTAGAACTCCTAGCAAGGAGAGAAACCACAGCCGATCTAGAACATCCAGCAAAGAGAGAAGTCACAGATGGTCTAGAACTCCCAGTAAGGAGAGAGATCACAGCCGATCTAGAACCTCCAGGAGAGACCAGAGCCGATCTAGAACTCACAGCAAGCAGAGAAGTCACAGATGGTCTAGAACTCCTAGCAAGGAGAGAGACCAGAGCCGATCTAGAACTCACAGCAAGGAGAGAAGTCACAGGTGGTCTAGAACTCCCAGCAAGGAGAGAGAACACAGCCGATTTAGAACCTCCAGCAAGAAGAGAGACCAGAGCCGATCTAGAACCCCCAGCAAGGAGAGAGATCACAGCCGATCTAGAACCCCCAGCAAGGAGAGAGATCACAGCCGATCCAGAACCTCCAGCAAGGAAAGCTATTACACCCAATCGAGAACCCCCAGAAAAGAGAGCGGTTATAGACGACCTCGAACCTCCAGCAAAGAAAGAGATCATAGCCAAACTAGAACCTCCAGCAAGGAAAGCTATTACAGCCGCTCTAGAACCCCCAGAAAAGAAAGACACCACAGCCAACCTAGAACCCCCAGCGAGGAAAGATATTACAGCCGATCTAGAACCCCCCGAAAACAGAGAGATCACAGACGAACTTGGACCCCCAGCAAAGAAAGGGATCACAGCCAAACTAGAACTTCCAGCAACGAGAGAGATTACAGCCAATCTAGAACTCccagaaagaagaaagaccaCAGCCAATCTAGAACTTCCAGCAAAGAAAGAGATCACAGCAAGGAGAGAAATCCCAGCCAATCTACAACCCCCAGAAGTCTCAGCAAGAAAGGATCTCATAGCAGGTCACTAAGTCCCAATCACAATAGAACACCTAGTGAGAAAAGGAGCCACTCCTCCTCAAGATTTCTCAGCGGAGCTCCAATCCCAAACCAGGATGATATTCAAGCCAACACCACCACCTCTAAGGCCATCTCACCTGGAGAGAGGTCCTCATCATCTTCTTCCAAGCTGGCATAG
- the ZNF576 gene encoding zinc finger protein 576 isoform X1: MSPGKRQAKAGVPVTTEDPHPKETMEQQDSSKERSLQSPGGGICHLGALQCTRCLITFADSKFQERHMKREHPADFVAQKLQGVLFICFTCARSFPSSKALIAHQRSHGPAARPSQSAAPTTTQPTFPCPDCGKTFGQAASLRRHRQVHEARASPGPFACTECGQDFTQEAGLHQHYIRHARGEL, translated from the exons ATGTCTCCTGGGAAGAGGCAGGCTAAAGC AGGTGTCCCAGTCACCACGGAGGACCCGCACCCCAAAGAGACCATGGAGCAGCAGGATTCGTCCAAGGAAAGAAGTCTCCAAAGTCCAGGAGGCGGCATCT GCCACCTGGGGGCCCTGCAGTGCACCCGCTGCCTCATCACCTTCGCCGATTCCAAGTTCCAGGAGCGTCACATGAAGCGGGAGCACCCAGCGGACTTCGTGGCCCAGAAGCTGCAGGGGGTCCTCTTCATCTGCTTCACCTGCGCCcgctctttcccctcctccaaggCCCTGATCGCCCACCAGCGCAGCCACGGTCCAGCTGCCAGACCCTCCCAGTCAGCTGCACCCACCACCACCCAGCCCACCTTCCCCTGTCCTGACTGTGGCAAGACCTTTGGGCAGGCTGCTTCTCTGAGGCGGCACCGCCAGGTGCACGAGGCCCGTGCCTCCCCTGGCCCCTTCGCCTGCACTGAGTGTGGTCAGGACTttacccaggaagcagggctgCATCAACACTACATCCGGCATGCCCGGGGGGAGCTCTGA
- the ZNF576 gene encoding zinc finger protein 576 isoform X2, whose translation MEQQDSSKERSLQSPGGGICHLGALQCTRCLITFADSKFQERHMKREHPADFVAQKLQGVLFICFTCARSFPSSKALIAHQRSHGPAARPSQSAAPTTTQPTFPCPDCGKTFGQAASLRRHRQVHEARASPGPFACTECGQDFTQEAGLHQHYIRHARGEL comes from the exons ATGGAGCAGCAGGATTCGTCCAAGGAAAGAAGTCTCCAAAGTCCAGGAGGCGGCATCT GCCACCTGGGGGCCCTGCAGTGCACCCGCTGCCTCATCACCTTCGCCGATTCCAAGTTCCAGGAGCGTCACATGAAGCGGGAGCACCCAGCGGACTTCGTGGCCCAGAAGCTGCAGGGGGTCCTCTTCATCTGCTTCACCTGCGCCcgctctttcccctcctccaaggCCCTGATCGCCCACCAGCGCAGCCACGGTCCAGCTGCCAGACCCTCCCAGTCAGCTGCACCCACCACCACCCAGCCCACCTTCCCCTGTCCTGACTGTGGCAAGACCTTTGGGCAGGCTGCTTCTCTGAGGCGGCACCGCCAGGTGCACGAGGCCCGTGCCTCCCCTGGCCCCTTCGCCTGCACTGAGTGTGGTCAGGACTttacccaggaagcagggctgCATCAACACTACATCCGGCATGCCCGGGGGGAGCTCTGA
- the IRGQ gene encoding immunity-related GTPase family Q protein, producing the protein MPTPRGDVTVLFLGPPGSGKSALIAALCDKDVETVEIPDGRPDSGLPSLRAAGPGLFLGELSCPPAAPGPWAAEANVLVLVLPGPEGNGEPLAPELGEAARAALARGTPLLAVRNLRPVDSQNEAQARNQTAALLDSAGLGAAALFVVPTDCRSSDGCEELERLRTALRSQAEALQRLLPPAQDGFEVLGAAELEAVREAFETGGLEAALSWVRAGLERLGSARLDLAVAGRADMGLVLDLLLGLDPEDPSAVPASAPEGPTPYPAPERPNVVLWTVPLGSEGTAATPHPTHYDALILVTPGAPTEKDWARVRPLVLPDAPLVCVRTDGEGEDPEALEEEETAEQPSGESLENAGGRDVENARSEEREKRGPGSQKAGGGEGSEEAGSESLQPVGVGVKRSGSGDSEHAAALGPEDETWEVLEEATPPVFPLRPGGLPGLCEWLRRALPPAQAGALLLALPPVSPRAARTKAAALRAGAWRPALLASLAAAAAPVPGLGWACDVALLRGQLAEWRRALGLEPAALARRERALGLAPGVLAERTRFPGPVTRAEVEARLGSWAGEGTAGGAALGALSFLWPAGGAAATGGLGYRAAHGVLLQALDEMRADAEAVLAPQVPAQ; encoded by the exons ATGCCTACGCCGCGGGGTGACGTGACGGTCTTGTTCCTCGGGCCTCCGGGCTCAGGAAAGTCTGCGCTGATCGCAGCGCTGTGCGACAAGGATGTGGAGACGGTAGAGATCCCCGACGGACGGCCGGATTCCGGGCTCCCCAGCTTGAGAGCTGCGGGTCCTGGCCTCTTCCTGGGCGAGCTGAGCTGTCCACCCGCAGCGCCGGGGCCCTGGGCAGCGGAGGCCAACGTGCTGGTACTGGTGCTGCCCGGACCGGAGGGGAATGGGGAGCCCTTGGCTccagagctgggggaggcagcACGGGCCGCCCTAGCCCGAGGAACCCCGCTGCTGGCTGTGCGGAACCTCCGTCCTGTGGACTCACAGAATGAAGCTCAGGCCCGGAATCAGACAGCGGCCCTGCTGGACAGCGCTGGGCTGGGAGCCGCGGCTCTCTTCGTGGTACCGACAGACTGCCGCAGCAGCGACGGCTGCGAGGAGCTGGAGCGCCTGCGGACGGCGCTGCGGAGCCAGGCGGAGGCGCTGCAGAG GCTCCTGCCACCCGCTCAGGATGGCTTTGAGGTCCTGGGCGCTGCAGAGTTGGAGGCTGTGCGCGAGGCCTTCGAGACCGGTGGCCTGGAGGCGGCGCTGTCGTGGGTTCGCGCCGGCCTGGAGCGACTGGGCAGCGCGCGTCTGGACCTGGCCGTGGCGGGTAGGGCTGACATGGGCCTTGTGCTGGACTTGCTACTCGGGTTAGATCCTGAAGACCCAAGTGCGGTGCCTGCGTCGGCGCCCGAGGGGCCCACGCCCTACCCGGCCCCAGAGCGCCCCAACGTGGTGCTCTGGACGGTGCCTCTGGGCTCCGAGGgcactgctgccaccccccacccaaCCCACTATGACGCTCTCATCCTTGTCACCCCTGGGGCCCCCACTGAGAAGGACTGGGCCCGGGTCCGGCCCTTGGTGCTACCAGATGCGCCGCTGGTCTGCGTGCGAACAGACGGCGAGGGCGAGGATCCGGAGGCTctggaagaagaggaaacagCGGAGCAGCCCAGCGGCGAGAGCTTAGAAAACGCCGGCGGAAGGGATGTGGAGAACGCACGCAGTGAGGAAAGGGAGAAACGTGGCCCCGGATCGCAGAAAGCAGGTGGCGGGGAAGGTTCAGAGGAAGCAGGCAGCGAGAGTTTGCAGCCGGTTGGCGTGGGCGTGAAGAGATCAGGCAGCGGGGACTCAGAGCACGCGGCCGCCTTGGGCCCGGAGGACGAGACGTGGGAGGTGCTGGAGGAGGCGACGCCGCCGGTGTTCCCGCTGCGGCCGGGCGGACTCCCCGGGCTGTGCGAGTGGCTGCGGCGCGCGCTGCCCCCGGCCCAGGCAGGAGCGCTGCTGCTGGCGCTGCCACCCGTGTCTCCCCGCGCAGCCCGAACCAAGGCTGCGGCGCTGCGGGCCGGGGCGTGGCGGCCGGCCCTGCTAGCGAGcctggcggcggcggcagctCCAGTACCAGGCCTGGGCTGGGCGTGCGACGTGGCGCTCCTGCGCGGTCAGCTGGCGGAGTGGCGGCGGGCGCTGGGGCTCGAACCCGCGGCGCTGGCACGACGCGAGCGCGCGCTGGGTCTGGCGCCAGGGGTGCTGGCCGAGCGGACGCGCTTCCCGGGTCCGGTGACGCGCGCTGAAGTCGAGGCGAGGCTGGGCTCGTGGGCGGGCGAGGGCACCGCCGGGGGCGCGGCGCTGGGCGCGCTCTCCTTCCTGTGGCCCGCTGGCGGCGCGGCGGCCACCGGCGGCCTGGGCTACCGCGCGGCGCACGGCGTCCTGCTGCAGGCGCTCGACGAGATGCGGGCCGACGCCGAGGCAGTGCTGGCACCGCAGGTGCCCGCGCAGTGA